A region from the Arachis ipaensis cultivar K30076 chromosome B01, Araip1.1, whole genome shotgun sequence genome encodes:
- the LOC110262367 gene encoding uncharacterized protein LOC110262367, which translates to MMERDREESVDLAQISLRPLQLSDVDDLMVWTTDEKVPKFCTWEPYSSKDQGIDFIQNKACEFLWSRAICLHDRAIGFILMTSCSATDQSREKSVELGYVLGSKYWSKGIMTYVVKQVKKVAFREFPHLERLEALVDAENVGSQRVLEKAGFHREGVLRKYLFFKGKSRDMVIFSVLSTDLNHQD; encoded by the coding sequence ATGATGGAGAGAGACAGAGAAGAGAGCGTTGATTTGGCACAAATCTCTCTTCGACCCCTTCAGCTCTCTGATGTTGATGATCTCATGGTGTGGACCACTGATGAAAAAGTACCCAAGTTTTGCACTTGGGAACCTTACAGCAGCAAAGACCAGGGCATTGACTTCATTCAAAATAAAGCATGCGAGTTTCTATGGAGCAGAGCAATATGCCTTCATGACCGTGCTATTGGCTTTATCCTCATGACCTCGTGTTCTGCTACCGATCAATCAAGGGAGAAATCAGTAGAACTTGGATATGTTCTAGGTTCCAAATACTGGTCCAAAGGGATTATGACTTATGTTGTAAAACAAGTGAAGAAGGTTGCATTCAGAGAGTTTCCACACTTAGAGAGGCTTGAAGCTCTAGTTGATGCAGAAAATGTGGGGTCTCAGAGGGTGCTGGAAAAGGCTGGTTTTCATAGGGAGGGAGTCCTAAGGAAATATTTGTTCTTTAAGGGAAAAAGCAGAGACATGGTCATTTTCAGTGTTTTATCAACCGATCTTAATCACCAAGATTGA